A part of Liolophura sinensis isolate JHLJ2023 chromosome 1, CUHK_Ljap_v2, whole genome shotgun sequence genomic DNA contains:
- the LOC135480186 gene encoding protein BUD31 homolog, whose protein sequence is MPKVKRSRKPPPDGWELIEPTIDELDQKMREAETDPHEGKRKVEGLWPIFRIHHQKSRYIFDLFYRRKAISRELYEYCLKEGIADKNLIAKWKKPGYENLCCLRCIQTRDTNFATNCVCRVPKSKLEEGKIVECVNCGCRGCSG, encoded by the exons ATGCCTAAAGTAAAAAGAAGTAGGAAACCTCCTCCAGATGGATGGGAATTAATAGAACCGACAATAGATGAACTTGATCAGAAAATGAGAGAAG ctGAAACAGATCCACATGAAGGAAAGAGAAAAGTGGAAGGATTGTGGCCAATTTTTCGCATTCATCATCAAAAATCCAGATACATCTTTGATCTGTTTTATCGCAGAAAGGCTATTAGTAGAG AATTGTATGAATACTGCCTGAAGGAAGGAATTGCAGACAAAAACCTCATTGCAAAGTGGAAAAAGCCTGGCTATGAGAATCTGTGTTGTTTGCGATGTATACAGACCAGAGATACAAACTTTGccacaaactgtgtatgtagaGTACCCAAGAGCAAACTAGAAGAG GGAAAAATTGTGGAGTGTGTAAATTGTGGGTGTAGAGGGTGTTCTGGCTGA